The Caulifigura coniformis genome includes a region encoding these proteins:
- a CDS encoding lipopolysaccharide biosynthesis protein, which translates to MSLTRSVSAKWLAHLVVMAVGFYLMPYVMKTIGEEGYGAWVFVNSIAGYSSLLYMGFGSTVCRFVADRRARQDWDGLNAVASGVFAVYFVAAGGVMAVSAGLALAAPALGDWGDVPVSDVRIAMILLGLNIAIGMLGSVYGGVLIATQRFDLYSAIEAIIAVARLVLTITFLQKQGALVVLGAIFLGVTILENAVTVWWARCEIPTLSIRRRHINRAVLKECFSFSLFTALRGMAVRVIHLTDVVVIGIILGKAAAVPYYVALRLVQMISTPLEKIGDVVLPKAGDMHARGERDGLEGLCAKAMGMGFLLSAAFLIGSVYFGEMFLTTWMGPDLEGSYLILIVLAAAQVIAQPLIILRQALTAIGDVKRPAYIDVAQAVANFVLSITFVKIWGIVGVAWGTFLPLVLIEGLVLFPYAMKALEFHPGHLLAKVILPQVPVLVALTAYCEAIRTLEPGPGWKNVALIAAGAGGVLAASMGWRMLRPRQEVALAG; encoded by the coding sequence ATGTCATTGACCCGTTCCGTCTCGGCCAAGTGGCTGGCCCACCTCGTCGTGATGGCGGTCGGCTTCTACCTGATGCCGTATGTCATGAAGACGATCGGCGAAGAGGGCTACGGCGCGTGGGTATTCGTGAATTCGATCGCGGGATATTCGTCGCTGCTGTACATGGGATTCGGGTCGACGGTCTGCCGGTTCGTCGCGGATCGGCGCGCCCGCCAGGACTGGGACGGACTCAACGCCGTCGCCAGCGGGGTGTTTGCGGTTTACTTCGTAGCGGCCGGGGGCGTGATGGCCGTCTCGGCGGGGCTGGCGCTGGCGGCGCCAGCACTCGGCGACTGGGGGGACGTTCCGGTCAGCGACGTGCGGATCGCGATGATCCTGCTGGGGCTGAACATTGCCATCGGGATGCTCGGGAGCGTGTATGGCGGCGTGCTGATCGCCACTCAGCGGTTTGACCTGTATAGCGCGATCGAGGCGATCATCGCCGTCGCGCGGCTCGTCCTGACGATCACCTTCCTGCAGAAACAAGGGGCGCTTGTCGTTCTCGGGGCTATCTTCCTGGGGGTGACGATCCTGGAGAACGCCGTCACGGTGTGGTGGGCCCGCTGCGAGATTCCGACGCTCTCCATCCGCCGGCGTCACATCAACCGGGCGGTGCTGAAGGAATGCTTTTCATTCAGCCTGTTCACCGCCCTCCGCGGGATGGCGGTTCGCGTGATTCACCTGACGGACGTCGTCGTCATCGGCATCATTCTCGGCAAGGCCGCGGCCGTGCCGTATTACGTGGCGCTGCGTCTGGTCCAGATGATCAGCACGCCGCTGGAGAAGATCGGCGACGTGGTCCTTCCCAAGGCGGGAGACATGCATGCGCGCGGAGAGCGTGACGGGCTTGAAGGCCTGTGTGCGAAGGCAATGGGGATGGGATTCCTGCTCTCCGCTGCGTTCCTCATCGGCAGCGTGTACTTCGGGGAGATGTTTCTCACGACATGGATGGGGCCGGACCTCGAGGGGAGTTACCTGATCCTCATCGTGCTGGCGGCCGCCCAGGTCATCGCCCAGCCGTTGATCATCCTGCGGCAGGCGCTGACGGCGATCGGCGACGTGAAACGTCCGGCGTACATCGACGTGGCGCAGGCGGTGGCGAACTTCGTGCTGTCGATCACGTTCGTCAAGATCTGGGGGATCGTCGGCGTCGCGTGGGGAACTTTCCTGCCGCTCGTGCTCATCGAAGGACTGGTGCTGTTTCCTTATGCAATGAAGGCGCTCGAGTTTCACCCGGGCCACCTGCTTGCGAAAGTGATCCTGCCGCAGGTTCCGGTGCTGGTGGCGCTGACGGCGTACTGCGAGGCGATTCGGACGCTTGAGCCCGGGCCAGGCTGGAAGAACGTGGCGTTGATCGCGGCGGGAGCTGGGGGCGTGCTTGCGGCGTCGATGGGCTGGCGCATGCTGCGGCCGCGTCAGGAAGTGGCGCTCGCGGGTTAA
- a CDS encoding 6-phosphofructokinase: MSRANALVGQSGGPTSVINASLAGVVDGALRSRKIEHIYGMRYGIEGVLNDALVDLGRESSETLKLLRKTPSSALGSSRLKLKDEHFEPILAQFRKYDIRYLFLIGGNDTMDTIHRITEYAHSVGWDMTGVGVPKTVDNDLFGTDHTPGFPSAARYVAMSVLQAGLLARDMQKVDQFVIFQCIGRSAGWLPAATTAAREQSGDAPHILLFPERPFDKERFLGKVREVHEEHGFVSIVCGEGITYADGSPVSASETKDKFGNVEFGAMGGTSVAVTLHQMISKAFGWRGEFQITESLPMCAADRGVKLDFREAYRAGRQAVKLASKGTGDVMVTLQRKPGRSYHPTFGTIPLKEVAVHARPMPDEFISEDGYDVTPAFTEYLEPLIGELPEYARLKYKPAKKAEAEE; this comes from the coding sequence ATGTCACGCGCCAATGCTCTCGTCGGACAGTCCGGCGGTCCTACCTCGGTGATCAACGCGTCTCTGGCCGGAGTCGTTGACGGGGCCCTGCGCTCCCGGAAGATCGAGCACATCTACGGAATGCGCTATGGCATCGAAGGGGTGCTGAACGACGCCCTGGTCGACCTCGGCCGGGAATCGTCGGAGACGCTGAAGCTTCTGCGCAAGACTCCCTCCAGCGCGCTCGGATCGAGCCGGCTGAAGCTGAAGGACGAGCATTTCGAGCCGATCCTCGCGCAGTTCCGGAAGTACGACATCCGATATCTGTTCCTGATTGGCGGAAACGACACGATGGACACGATCCATCGCATCACCGAGTACGCTCACTCGGTGGGCTGGGACATGACGGGCGTCGGAGTGCCAAAGACGGTCGACAACGACCTGTTCGGGACCGACCACACGCCAGGGTTCCCCAGCGCCGCCCGGTATGTCGCGATGAGCGTCCTGCAGGCCGGCCTGCTCGCCCGCGACATGCAGAAGGTCGACCAGTTCGTGATCTTCCAGTGCATCGGCCGCAGCGCCGGCTGGCTTCCGGCGGCCACGACCGCGGCCCGTGAGCAGTCGGGAGACGCGCCGCACATCCTGCTCTTCCCCGAACGGCCGTTCGACAAGGAGCGGTTCCTGGGAAAGGTTCGCGAGGTGCATGAGGAGCATGGCTTCGTCTCGATCGTGTGTGGTGAAGGGATCACCTACGCCGATGGCAGCCCGGTCAGTGCGTCGGAAACGAAGGACAAATTCGGGAACGTGGAGTTCGGCGCGATGGGAGGGACGAGCGTCGCCGTCACGCTGCATCAGATGATCTCGAAGGCGTTCGGCTGGCGCGGCGAGTTCCAGATCACGGAATCGCTGCCGATGTGCGCCGCCGACCGCGGTGTGAAGCTCGACTTCCGGGAGGCCTATCGGGCCGGTCGTCAGGCCGTGAAGCTGGCGAGCAAGGGGACGGGTGACGTGATGGTGACGCTGCAGCGGAAGCCGGGCCGCAGCTATCACCCGACCTTCGGCACGATTCCGCTGAAGGAAGTGGCGGTCCATGCGCGCCCGATGCCGGACGAGTTCATCTCCGAAGACGGCTACGATGTGACTCCCGCCTTTACCGAATACCTGGAGCCGCTGATCGGCGAACTCCCGGAGTACGCCCGGCTGAAGTACAAGCCGGCCAAGAAGGCCGAAGCGGAGGAGTGA
- a CDS encoding MGMT family protein, whose protein sequence is MLKTRRSWREKLADSKDLPRTIVLEGRAREKWGGGTMVIPAPLQVDALMRKAPAGKVVTSAELRAALARDAGVESACPITTGIFAWIAANAADEAEKEGQSRVTPWWRTLKTGGELNAKFPGGLAEQARRLESEGHRIIERGKRRFVAEHTAVLAEL, encoded by the coding sequence ATGCTGAAGACCCGGCGTTCGTGGCGTGAGAAGCTGGCCGACTCGAAGGACTTGCCCAGGACGATCGTTCTCGAGGGTCGGGCCCGCGAGAAATGGGGGGGCGGGACGATGGTGATTCCTGCCCCGCTGCAGGTCGACGCGCTGATGCGCAAGGCGCCGGCGGGCAAGGTCGTGACCAGCGCCGAACTGCGGGCGGCCCTCGCCCGGGACGCCGGAGTCGAGAGCGCCTGTCCGATCACCACGGGAATCTTTGCCTGGATCGCTGCCAATGCCGCGGACGAGGCGGAGAAGGAAGGCCAGAGCCGAGTCACCCCCTGGTGGCGGACCCTGAAGACCGGCGGCGAACTGAACGCGAAGTTTCCCGGCGGACTCGCGGAGCAGGCCCGCCGGCTGGAATCGGAAGGCCACCGGATCATCGAGCGCGGGAAACGCCGGTTCGTCGCAGAACACACGGCCGTTCTCGCGGAATTGTGA
- a CDS encoding DUF3500 domain-containing protein, giving the protein MHRARIAALVLATLALTGAVRAVYEDAAPGAELGKAAVGFVGTLTSDQRDVAVLPYDTPKRVDWHFIPKAERKGLQFKLMTKEQQQAALKLLRSALSQIGYDKATKIMSLENLLRELEAGKGQNIRDPERYFFTLFGKPGDGRWGLSFEGHHLCLNFVVEGDRVISSTPQVFCTNPAIVKTENKSGIAVGTRVLEEEETLAFELVNGLNDGQKTKAIFAEKAIKEVRAAGVPQPPTDPAVGIAMSALEAPQKKLLRRLIEVYCSAMPNRVAAERIDDIEKAGWENVTFGWAGATKPGIGHYYRIQGPTFLVEFVNTQPDAAGNIANHIHAVWRDMRGDFALPVK; this is encoded by the coding sequence ATGCATCGTGCTCGGATTGCTGCACTCGTTCTCGCCACCCTTGCTCTCACCGGCGCGGTCCGGGCCGTCTATGAAGATGCGGCGCCCGGGGCGGAACTTGGCAAGGCGGCCGTAGGATTCGTCGGGACCCTGACCTCTGATCAGCGTGATGTTGCGGTCCTGCCCTACGACACGCCGAAGCGGGTGGACTGGCACTTCATTCCGAAGGCCGAGCGCAAAGGGCTGCAATTCAAGCTGATGACGAAGGAGCAGCAGCAGGCCGCGCTGAAGCTCCTGCGGTCGGCGCTGAGCCAGATCGGTTATGACAAAGCGACGAAGATCATGTCGCTGGAAAACCTGCTCCGCGAACTGGAAGCGGGCAAGGGGCAGAACATCCGCGACCCCGAACGTTACTTCTTCACGCTGTTCGGCAAACCGGGCGATGGTCGCTGGGGTCTGTCGTTCGAGGGGCATCACCTGTGCCTGAACTTCGTGGTGGAAGGGGATCGCGTGATCTCGTCGACGCCGCAGGTGTTCTGCACGAATCCGGCGATCGTCAAAACGGAGAACAAGTCGGGCATCGCGGTCGGTACGCGGGTTCTTGAAGAGGAAGAAACGCTGGCGTTCGAACTGGTGAACGGCCTGAACGACGGGCAGAAGACGAAGGCGATCTTCGCGGAGAAAGCCATCAAGGAAGTGCGCGCCGCCGGTGTGCCGCAGCCTCCGACCGATCCGGCCGTCGGGATCGCGATGTCGGCTCTTGAAGCTCCGCAGAAGAAACTGCTTCGGCGGCTGATCGAGGTTTACTGCAGCGCGATGCCGAACCGCGTGGCCGCGGAGCGGATCGACGATATCGAAAAGGCTGGCTGGGAGAACGTGACGTTCGGGTGGGCCGGCGCGACAAAGCCGGGCATCGGCCACTACTACCGGATCCAGGGACCGACGTTCCTGGTCGAGTTCGTCAATACGCAGCCGGACGCCGCGGGCAATATCGCCAACCACATCCACGCCGTCTGGCGCGACATGCGGGGGGACTTCGCACTTCCCGTGAAGTAG